Part of the Salinimonas iocasae genome, ACAGAAAACCAGTCCCAGCCCAGCGCCTCTTTTCGAGCCAGCTGACTGGTCCACTCGTGATCATACCAGGCCTTTCCGGCTACTGTGTATTCGGTGTCATTATGTTTTATCGTGCCGGAGGCAGTTAAAAAGGGCTGGCTGTAATAGTAGGATCTGAACCTGCCGTCTCTGGATTTGACGCTCACGCCACTATCTCCATGTCTGATATAAGGGCCGTTGCTTTCAATGTCGAACGACAGGGACGTGTTTTTGTTTATAGTAAAGCGCAGTGTCGCCGGAAAGGGCGCAGCAGTTTCGCTCTGCCATTGCCAGTTATCTATCCAGGCATTAAAAGGCTGGGAATTTACGCCCGCATTGCCTACGCCGCCTGCTGCAAAGCGTGATTCAAATGCATGGCTTGCAGGGGTATGTAGCGAGGCATGCCCCATCCACCGTTGAGTGTCAGACCAGTTACTTACATAACCCGGGTTGGTAGCAAAGCGAAACAGCGTAAACTGCACACCATACGGTTGCTGCTGTTTATCTTCAAGCACCAGGGTCAGATACCACCACTCTAGTTCATAGGCGGGGTGACTGGCGTGATCAGCAGGCAGGCTGACTGGATGGTTTACTGATATCGCTGCGCGCTCTGCATTTGCTGCGCTTTCCCCGGTACCACTGAACAGACTGGTTCGTTCACTTTCTTTTGAGCAGGCAGCAAGAAAAACCAGTATCGCCAGATAGATAAGTACTTTCATACCGCTGTCTCCTGCCGTAAGTCTACCTTTGCTTTGATGCGGCCAACTGGCAGTAACAGTACACACAGCACCACAGCAAGACTGATAAATACGCTCTGCATCAGCACATCCAATGAAAGACTCATCGGGTAGTGCCAGTAAAACGCGTATCGATTTACCTGATTGATAAATACCCAGGCCAGCAGAATGCCAAATGGTACTGCCAGTAGCGCTGTAAGCAAACAGAACACCATATACTGGGCCAGCAAAGTGAGTTTAATTTGCCACTGATGTACCCCCAGCGCCCGCAACACGCTAAGCTGAGGCCGCAAATCCATCATCAACACACTAACAGAAATAGCAAAACATAGTCCGGCTACAAGTAATGTGGCTATATTCAGCGCGTCGGTGACCACGAAGGTACGATCAAATGTTTCCATCGAGCGTGCTATCAGTTGTGAAGCAATATAGGTATCACCCATATCAGAAAGCGCAAGAGCCGAAGTGTCTGTGCTGTTATAAAGTGCGA contains:
- a CDS encoding lipocalin-like domain-containing protein, translated to MKVLIYLAILVFLAACSKESERTSLFSGTGESAANAERAAISVNHPVSLPADHASHPAYELEWWYLTLVLEDKQQQPYGVQFTLFRFATNPGYVSNWSDTQRWMGHASLHTPASHAFESRFAAGGVGNAGVNSQPFNAWIDNWQWQSETAAPFPATLRFTINKNTSLSFDIESNGPYIRHGDSGVSVKSRDGRFRSYYYSQPFLTASGTIKHNDTEYTVAGKAWYDHEWTSQLARKEALGWDWFSVHFDNGDKLMAFQMHVDDAAPYTTGTYIERNGNAHTLTDADLSIQATGTEIINDKPVPVNWRIISQKHDIDITMSPFKSGQWNPGQFAYYEGRVDVSGTHTGAGFMELTGYQ